The Bombyx mori chromosome 4, ASM3026992v2 region TCTTGTTTAAAGAAACTGCCCCACAGATTTATATTAGTCAATAAATCTGAATTATGAGCTATTAGAGATTATAATAACTTGAAATTAAAGCACATAGTGCAAgattataataaatgaaattatttaatgtacTTATATATGATTCCAGTTTGACGATatattttgtatgaaaaatttaaaatatattgcaCCATTCCTATAGTTCTAAAATGTGTAGTGCGTACGTGTTTGTCTGTTTTAGAGGCCGCAAACAATTCGTCctgaataacaaaagttttagaatttttaaatgttatcacTGTTACAATATTATACTAACGATATGTGATTCACCGTTActaattagttaaaaaatatatgtaaaaataataattatattgttaaacattaaaataattgtgcATATAAAATACGCCGCAATTTTTAATCATCAAAAATGAGACTTTTCTACAGCCGAAACATTTTATTAGAAGAGGAAGAAATCTATTTCAAATTAATCTTATATTCACACTGcacattttaaattgaatacctatacggttaaattatttttggtgTTTTAAAAGAGTTTGTGTACAGTAGAGGAATTATGTGAATACAGAACCGGTCAATGGGGAGTTTATAAAATTTCAGATTACGAAGTTGATTCGATTGTGCCGATTCATAAaaagtacaatttttttattttacaatctaTCTAGCAAAGTATattgtcatatttatttttaggcTTGTGTCaaatataaactatttaaaatctaTGGGCGTATTACGCACTCAATAAAGATTTTGGAAATGAATAAAagcattttaatttgttatatcCCATTCATATTGAAATTATTCATTACAAAAGTTTTGATAAATAAGTATATTTCTAGtcagtaatataaaattttaaagacgGGTGAATTTACGCTGCCTTACAAACTAAGTTATAATCTAACtgttacatttcaaatattttgtaaatggaATATTATTCACTGCCTcgttttttaatattgcaaatttTACTAATACATAAGCTCCGAAGATTAACGCAATTTGAGCATTTAAATGAGATCAATTTGGAACATATAAGTTTACAGTAAAGGATGCTGCTTTCCAAACTATGAAAATAATCTAAGCATAAAAGGCATTTGAATAAAACTAGCCCAAAAATTTGATAAAAGATGACATTGGATGAAAGAATACATgacaatttaatgaaataatataaatattccaAATACAAATATCACAACATTTTTCTTAAAACCTTAACTCTTTACAAATTACATCTTATCATAATATACATCAATATTTTAAgtgtttttcttaaaattaaatttacaataagAGAAATGGAACAGATCTAGTAGTCATTTTGCACATTTTAAACGtctagttatatttatttatgaaagaaATCTGTTATGTCTGCTTAAAATACAGAGAGCCAGTCATGAGTATTATATAGTAAGTAGCCTTTCACTGGGCGATCCCTTGATAATAAATAAGTTCAGTGTAAGAATAAAGATTGCCTTAATCTAACACAATGGCACAAACAACAAAATCAAATTTTAGCTTTGAAATTACAAATGTGGCGTATAAAGCAGGACAGGTAAGCAAtcataaaaatagatttaatcTTACAAATGTTCAATGAAATACAAAGTTGTTTTATGTTAACTACTAAATCTTACAGGATTGGTATTAGATTACAGTCTTTTATAAATACTATTGATTTTGAATCTGAGTATTTTCAGAATAAATTAAAGCTTTTTCTTAAAATAGATTTCatagaaataaattatgtaaatgcAATTAAATCGATACTGCCATATAGTCAGCACATGGACGCAGGATCACCTTCCATGGTGCACGCTGTATTTTCTAATTTACGAGCTAAGtgtgttttattttctaatcCTAACATAATTTGTTCTCTATATTTACTGACATAAATATATAACTCTTTTAAGGCTGATAGAGTATCAAACTCGTTTAATTGTTCCACAGAGAGTTGTTGCATAGACGTGCTTATTTCTTGGTCTGTAACTTGTGGTAATTGAGAAACTGCTTGATAAAACCTTATGACCATATCTCTATAAGTGGGTAAGTCTTTTGCAAAGAGTAATTTGTTTGACGGCGAATCTTTACAAAGTCTATGTTCTGATAATGAACATGCATCCATAAAAGTTTGCGCAATCACGGACAGAGAGGAGTCTACAGTGGcggttttatttatatcaaaaatGAAATCAGGATTTTTAATGAGATTCACCCAAAATCTTAGTGGCAAACTGTTAGACTTCCAAGCATGGACGACTTCTGGATTGACAATACCATGAGCTCTTGCTGCATCATCAAATAGATCAAATAGCCATTTCACTGCGGGCGGCAGTACTTCGTTTACTGTGAGTATGGTGCCAAAGAAATCGTCCACAAATTTATGTACTGTGCCTTTAGTAGATAGCAGCCTTGTGAGAAATATTTCTGGAATGGCTTTGTGACTGTGCTCAGATGATTTGTTGACAATATGTTGATATTCGATCGGTTTTACCAAATGATAATAATGCACGTTTTGATCAGTAATGTCGCTATTGTATACGCGTATATGTGAATTCGAACAGTATATTCCTGTACAATTTTTACATGGTATTTTATAAGGTGTGTTGAAACTATCGTTTTGTCGTGATATTAACGACATTATGGCGGATTCCTTAACGCCATAATGGgctaatgtatttaattttcgcCATCCATTTAATGTTTTAGTAGTGACATCCTCGTCTTGAAGCGTAACATGTCCACCTCTTCCATGACGCCACTCGAGATCAACTTCATGGACAGCAGGTCTGAGTGAAAATGGAGTATTTTTGAAGAGAGCATCTAGTATCTTCGATTTTACTTGTGATATACTGTCACAGTCTAATACTTTACACTGAACTTTTTCATCAAATTCGTCTTGAACAATGTGTAGGGTTACAGTCTGATAGTCAATCTGCTCTTTTAATAGCTTCTCTTCTGATAAAGAGTAACGAGCTTCGTGTGTTATAGCATCGACGACTCCCTTTTCGATTTGATGTTTTATagctttaaataacaaaaataatgaagatCCAGCATAATCTTTTAAGtagtaatacatacataaagCCATCCAATTCGTCAACATTTTTTCTACAACACTTTCCGTTCTTCTTAACATAAGTTGTGGATGTTTACTGCAAACTGATTTATCAATGAGCCGTAACAACAAAGATTTGAGGATGTCTGTAGCATATTCCATTTTACCCATTAATATAATCATTAAAAGCGAAGCAACATTTACTTTGTCTCTTATGTTAAAAGATTTCTGCGCTTCCAATGTGTCTATAAATGACAGCAAAAAACACTTATTATTTAATAGTTGCTCGAATTGAAACATAGCTGCATCATAATTGGTCCGTGGAGCATTAATGAACTGTCTTTGAACATTCAATATGGGATGATCGGAGACTCCCGGAAAAAATACTTTCATCACATAATTAACATGGTCTAATGTTGGAATACCTGAGTGTTCTAAATCAGCTGCCAAATCTGACATATCGGTCTGCAGTTCTGCAAATGCTAACTTGCATTCTAATCGTACATTGCTTTCCAATGTATCCATTTGAATTTGTATTCTTTTATATTCCCTCTCGGCTTTCGTACTTCGGCGTCTGTACATCACCAACACAATCATAAATATTAGTACCAAGAAAAAAGTTCCAGCCGCAATGCTTGCGATAGCTTCTGGGGGAAAATTGTAATTCCTCAAAAGCTCGTAATGTAGATAGCCTATTGGAAAACGCAAGTTCTTTCCAACTTTGACAACTACTAATGGTAGACTTTTCTCTGTGGTTTGCATTCCGTTTTCGTCTGTATTGGATGGTTGTACTTCGGGAGGTGTGCATAGGAGCTGTTGCATTGTTAAGCTGGTCACATTACATGGTTGTGTGCCGATAGTTACAACAACATCGGTTTCATCACTGGCTCTTATCAGATTTTCGCCTTCTATTACTAGTGGGTCACCTTTATATGATTTTATTCTATTAGGAAACTGATATACATGTGGATCTTCAACAAATACCATATGTGTTCGTGGaggattgaaatattttttaagatctTGCATTGTTTCCACATGATCCATCACAAAACTTACTTTCATTGCTATTTGAGGAGTGCTGGTTTGTGATTTTGTTGCTTGCAGAATCTCTACATACTTTGTATTTATTGCTGGGCTTGGACATTCCATTTGATTTGAGCTCAAAACTTTACATTCTGTATGATTAACTGGGATTTCTTCATTTGCATAATACAATTTCATTAAAGGTTTCTGAATAGTATGTAAATTAGTACCATGCACAGTAATCATTCTACCACCAGATACAAAACTTTTTAAAGGCTTTATTTCCATTATGGTAGGATCAGCAGTATAGTTAAAAAGGTCACCTTTTAAAGTTCTGTTAGCATTGTCTATAATGACTGTCAGCGTGTGAATAATGTGTGGAAAGTTTGCTTTAGGTGTTATACATATCAGTCTGCTATTGGACGTTTGTGTTTTATTAACAGAGCATGGTAGATCATCTAAAAATGCCTTGACAGAAGATCCAATATTAAGATGTTCTCCTCCAATAGCTAATTGTGTCCCACCTGAAACTGGCCCTAATGTGGGATAAATTGCTTGCAACTTTATATTTTCATAACTAAACATAACAGATGATTCAGTATATCCTGAGTCATTCTCAACTATCACAGGGGCTACTGTAGAATGATTGGATGGTCCTGTTTGACAAGTTATGCTAACTGATACTTCAAAATCAACAATTTGACATAAAACATCACCAATCCGAACTTTTCCTGTGACTTCTTCAACTCTTAATCCAAGATTACTTCCTTCTATAGTTACAGTTGTGCCACCTTCTATGGGTCCACTTAATGGTTTTATCATATCAATTCTAGGTTTTGGGCATTCTGTTACAGGAGTTTCTAAACAAGATTCACTATATGAACATGAATTCCCACACCAAGTACATTGATATATAGAATTCCGAGTGATACAAAGTGAACAATCAGCATGTTCTCTGTGTGATCCTAGTATTTCACATTTATATAACGTTATCATAACTGTGTCTATGTAATGATTATGATTCCAAACAACCTTTACACTTACATTATATTCACCTACATCTTCTTCATATGAGTAAGTGGTTTTATCACAAACAATGTAATGATTTGATTCTATTCGTGCAGGCAATATCATGTTTGCTTGCTCAATTGTAACAACACACTGGAAACCTATGTGACCAGGTTGCAGATGAGGCAGATTTTCAACTTCCAGTTCTAATTCTTTAGGAACATTGTAGGGCAAAAGAATTGGCTTTTTGTACTGCCTTATTCTAGGACAATGTCCAATACCATGATTAAGCAGTTTGGTTGGATTCTTTTCACCACTAATGATGGTTCTTTGACAAGCTGAGGTATCATGTGTGCACACATTATCATAAATACACCAATTACATGCCCACTCGCTCGTAATACAAGAATGACATGTTAAGTGTCTGGAACAATCATAGAAAGCAAAGTTCCGCGAAACAAAATCTTTATTTGTTTCTGATGAATGAACTGATAGAGGCACATTGACATGATCTTGATTACTTGGAATTTTAGGTCTATGTTTTGCATCTGGTGTGGGACAAGCTAACCCATTAGATGTAACTGCTGCATCAATCGGGGGAGCGTTGCCAAACACACACTTATATTTGGCCCCAAAAGGTAGTTCTGGCAAAGTTTTTATAGCTAGCTGTACTGTTGTCACTTCATTCACAGATATTCTATCAGGTAAAATTTGTTCAAAATCAATGCACTGTTGACCAATATACTGAGATAACCACCTTGGTGCACTTAATGTGCCTTTCTGACACATGCTTTGTATCGTACACCTTTTTTCTAGGGAGCACCATCCACAATGAGGATCATTAGATTCAAGACATGCAGAACAATTTCCATGTTCTGCACATTTTTCTGTTGGTATTTGTACAATGTTATGGGAGCCCAGCAGATATAGAGTTTTCTGATATGGTGAAAATGTAGTGTCaggtaatattttttcatttggaAGCAATTTCTCACTAGAATATTCTAAGGCTTTATCTGCATCAATCAATACTTTTTTTAGAACACCATTGCTAGTACCCAAGAATGCTACTGTATGCAATCCAGTAACTGACACAGCAACTGAAGTAATTAATGTATCATTCCAATTGATAATTGATGTGCTTCTAATTGGGTAAAGACCACTTATTTTTAGACCCACCtcacaaaaattcaaaatatttcctGTGGAACCAACGCTTGGACATTTGCCATCAGATATCATCCCTGATATATAGCCCATATTACGTGCCTTCGTACTACCATTGAAACACATGTGAACATTCTCATTAAACTTAATTTCTATTTCttgtaaagaaaaaacacacaTAGATGACTTTGTCATGGGTTCATTTGATATACTTTTGGATGGGCTAAACAATGCAACTAGAATTGGGGCCCCTGTCTCAATTCCAAGTTGCATTGCTAAATTAGTTCCAGCTTTTGCAATTTTAGCATCTTGAACAAGATTATAATTGACAATTTCACTCTTACCATTAATATTTTCTTCTCTTACATGACACTCCAAGGTAACTTCTGTGTAACTGTTATAATTGTCATCATTGACACATGTACGGGCTAAACGAGATACATAGCCTAGTTCTTCATTACCAGCGAGGTGAGAATGTTTTtggattaataaaaaataggcaTAGTCACTGGCATTAAAACCATACACATAATGCACTAGGAAATTATCTCTGTATTTTACATCAATTTGCAGCATACTCTGTTTGGAGAATGTCAGCTGTGCAAGTCCTAGTGTCATCAAATTTCGACTAGAAATTGCAGGTACATCATGCCTGTATTCTCCTTTGTTTGTAAATGTTGTTCCAACATAAAGAACATTAGATCTGTCTAATGAGTTATACCTCTCTGGACCAATAAAGGCATAGGTTGAAGCTTCAGCATCGTTAGCAGCAACACTCACGGCTACAAATTCCGGTTCCGTTGACAGATCTCCAAGCTTATATTTGTGACAAGAGCCTTGAGCGATAGATCCACAAGCAATCACGATTCTTGATTCTTGGTCGATGACCAAAATTTTGTTCACGTTGTCGGTTATTGTTGTTGTCACGTCTGGATCACAACCACTGGCATGGCACATAGGATTATCAGGTTTCGGTCCAGTTTTCACTACGTGAATTGGTTTCAAGTCAGGACTAAGTTGATGGAGCCAATTTAATGAACCTGCGTACACTTGACCACTTATTTTGTCCACTGCTAAATGGTAAAACTGGTACGTTTCATTCTTTAAAATAGGGTACTGAGATATTAAATCATTACATTGAACTCTTGTACACCGAAGCCACAATGTTATGACTAACACAGTTATGAAAGTAGCCATGATCGCATTTTAAGGTGCtgtcaatttaaataatatatccgTAGGCtttaatttaattcgatttcaacccattttttatcaattaaaaaataaatgtaacttgtAAATGCATCCATCGATGCCGTCGACACGGAATCACGAAATCTATAAACAATGGAACTTTATCTGCTTAAATGACAAATGTCGAAATAGTCTATTACGACTGTAACCCATTTACACGTTCAATTTGTCATCATTCCAGTCTCAAACTTCGATCATGCTTCAAGATATTTTTGACTATTTCTTGATCACTGATTAAAGGAACCGAACTTTACAATGCCCAAAATAAACAGtttaatttagattaatttatcttaattaatttagaataaaatttccttttttttttcaatagtagATTAGCATTGAAGAATACTCATTTTGTAGTAGGTCATTCCTTCGCAGGCTAAATCTTTTAGACAAAATTGTCGTCTTGTGAAATAtctactggtggtgggacgatttaatttaattaataatttaaataaactgaaTATGTCTTGCTAGACCTATGCTTGACAGACCAAATAACACACTTTAAAAAGAAATTGACATGTGGTCGTTGTTCCCCGTGCCTTCAATTTGAAATGGAAGCCAAAAAATGCTAAAGTGTTGTACCCatagattatatttaaataccgtaaaatggggcgattagggacatattccaactttatgagcaattttaaggtagttgttgatgtatataatgctatatcaggatcaaaatgattgagtcttgggggcatctttgttatctaatttaaaattatgcaactagcattccagtttaagcaaaaaatgcaaaaataggtgtaatccctatttacccgaaaattgtggttaattgggacgaaatgagaaatttgctagggttggcactacttttatttttatatatagttttaatttatttatttatttagttgcaccaacaaagtgatcatcaataaaaaaaattgaaaaactgacaaaagtacatggcagacatcacctcaattataggtgcaatcgacagtgctgatatttctatctggcttaagagattaggtgtgtcggttatccCATGGATTAATctgatgaatacccccactctgaacaaatattaaatattttattatgtattacttagacatttttgtccaccttgagatttcattgatcttgttacatgtctctgcaaaatcgacttacttatattaaattgcttatctatttcaactaaagacttattcccaatttcgcttcgaataaaccagatttttaccaacaaatttaaaaaatattgttataactacatagacaaccctacaaacctgtacctatttatacttaggtcgtttccatttcacgtattgtcatcccaattgacccctttttcgttgttatttatacctaagacgtccccaatatccccaaaaacaacagatttgtacatgtatttttatttaatcaaatacattaaaaccactaacaactgagacttacatttaatatatatgctggttcaaacactaaataacgtttataaatcatagtcgtcttctgttattatcaaataaataaaaaagagcaaagtttctagcactaaaataattaccaccacaggaagttaatttgaaacgcgattttttataagttagcagctattatcatgcatattcagagttgttttgtgaactttcaacattctactattaaactacaaaaaatggaagattttgcaacgaatataaaacttatattgagcgtcgaaagattttcccggttttttcccgattcgcctctcaatccctaatcgccccattttaccggtacctaTACCTACCAATCAAATCATTAAAATTCCATCAAACAATTTTGACTGTTTTGTTACAtggaaatataattaaaacaccatgtgaaattattgaatttattgcGTTTTACGTCAATAATTTAGCATTAAATTTGACAATTATATTACCTTAGCTTTATAATCTCAATAATGGTGAAAATCATAATGTGGAATTTGCTTCAATTGTGTGAATTTTGAAAAACATACTAAAAAAAGATGATGGCAGCGATGGCTACAACGGGTCCAGGGGACCCGCACACGCAGATGAACACATATCGCAGCTATGTAACTATGTTGGCTGATCCCGGCGCTAAAGatgaaatcaaattaaaagCAGCCCAAGAACTTAGCGAAAATTTTGaggtttgtttttaaaataacacaTGAAACagattacaaaaaataacaccCAATATGATGTTGAATATTCGTATGAAGAATTGTCTAggtataattttcattaaaaagatATTgatactaattaaataaattaattaaataaataaaaattataataatattgattaaaatgATTAACCAGAAACTGATGCTGAGTTTACTACAAACTTATCCTCATTGATTGTTTTCTGTTGGAGACatttagaataataaaaaataaagtgggTAGTTTTAGTTTGTACAAACAATATATAGTCAGCTGTAGACTTACTTATAATACCTGTAGTACATTGTTCAGTGTgaacaaataaagtaaataaaaatatattacatgtTGTTGGTGACTATTACTCAATATATGCATATTGCAAAATGTACACGAACCGGTCTGTATGGCTGTTGCCGAgtcgtataataatattttctgctgtctgtttttgagctggtagaagacggctgtttctttcgatgggtTTCAGCTTCTGTAGAGAGGTTTCACAGGTAACtgtctggttcactggtagctgattcactggtggttttctgataactgtactTTGTTCTATGTCGGAGATTCACTGGTAACTGCTTCTGTCTTGATGTTTCTATGTCGGAGATTCActggtaactgtttctgtcgAAGATTTGCTGAGAACTGTATTTTGCCTGtaaatggccatccttttatatttatttcagtagaCCATATCGCGACGCGCTATCGTCGCCCCACTTTCGGAGGGtcccttgatctgtatgttaccgtagtgaaagcgctccacaaaccgttcctattggtctatttacattctctgatctgatacactaacatattgcatataaaataatttaagattatacattttttacataATCACTTACATTAATtctaaaaactatttaaaatcggTTTCGTCCTGCacacaaaataaatcaaatagtgTTTTTACTTAAATACTACTCAATTTTCAATAGTGAAAATATCTTGCACAAAATTTTTCTGATCTAAATAATGTAATACTTATATATTCTTAACACTTACTACTGTAGTGATACTACTACAGAGCCATATATATagctatattaaaattattgataaAACCAAGAACTACCTTACTGTTTTatcattacttatttattattattttttatttcatttaccaaTAACTTTATGATAGTAATGTCTATATTAGAGACAATTCTTGTGAAACACCTTGTGGTGTAACtaaataatcattatttttgtatattattttataatctgtTTGTCATCAAATTatatatgataaaaataaagtataagaTTAACCCTttaactgccgtgtaggtcaccagtGCCCTACTTGGTGAATTGAAGTAATTATGTAGATTTCTATTACCAACAGCCTGGATTACCCTCCTTTGCCTCCCTTCTTTCTTGTGTATGTTTTggtcttttaggtctctcagaaatagattcattctcagtgtCTTTGAATTCGTCTTTCCCATGGTTTACTAGATATTCCTGTCTTAGCAAAAAGGTGGAAAAGAGAAATCGAcacaattacttcagtgcgccacatAAGGCATTGTTGACTGATTTTACTGAGTATCTAAAATAGCAGAACAACATCTAGGATCATAAAGTAGTTGTTACATAAGTTACTACCTTAGCTGACATATCAATGTAATTAAGTACAGGACTTAAAGATTTTTGTACTTGTCTCCtctatataagtatgtttgaaACCCattgtatatatgtaataaaacataattgctCTTCAAAACTAAATTGCAAAACTCAGACCCTATAACTTTAATATGCTATAATTGATCCTGACTAGAACATACTccactagatttttttttcacactgacactgaaatgaaaaaaaaagtgaaatctAATCCAGAGAATCATAAAAAATGATCATGGTATCTTTATCATCAACCTCTAAAAAGGGGCTTATTAGCTTGGATAGAAATCATTGATACAACTGATTGATCAATATTTGTACTTAAATTGTTTATCATCTATGTGTTCTTAaactatttatatgagtatgaTGAAGCTAGATACAGTTCTTGTTGGCTCTCCAATGAAGGTTTCTGTCATTATACTAATGACATAGATTGATAGTAGTATGTAAGACAACTCCTAAGCTGATTAAGCTGTAAGCTTATGTTGATAACAGCCAAATCTAATATAGAGTTGGTAAGTTAGCAATATCACGGAAGTCATCAGGGTGTGGGTTGAAAATAACTGACTTTGAATCAGTTGTTAATTGATgaggtttttattaattaatataataatcactttgactttaattaattttgccATAGAAAGCTAGCAcacaaaaacaagaaaaaattaGTGGACTCCCACTGAGGTTATGCTATATTTACAATGCCAGTTTATTGACTTGCCTGAAAATACTTACaacaaattgatttttttatacaattgtgAATATTCAGTGGAGTATGATCGTGTTTTGCTAGTatgcaaaaataattattcacaCTAGGATTTCATTCTAGGTCATACTGAGTTCACCTCAGTATCCACAATTCTTAGACCATTCAATCAAAATATTTCTCAAAATATTACAAGATGGTGAGCCACATTTTATTGCTGAGTACAACATACAACAAGTTAGAAAACTTATTTTGGAAATGATACATCGCTTGCCAATCAGTGAGACTTTAAGACAATATGTGAAAAGCATTCTGATTTTGATGCTGAAGTTAATGGAGATAGAAAACGAGGAGAATGTTTTGGTggctttgaaaatatttatggAGCTTCATAAGCAATACCGGCCTCCATACAGTACTGATGTTGATGTAAGTAGAAAAAGTTCTAGTTTATATATGCATTTAGTTTTTCACTATTTATATGGCCATTCCAATTCATCCCAGGAATGTCATAACTACTGGAGGATGGGCAGTAGCATTCTTTAAGTAATATATTGGCATACTTGAACTGTCAACCTCCATTGATTCGTGGTATGGCATATTGTAAGTTTGCCTTGGTAAGAACTACCTTCCTGACTAGTTTGGCTATGTAGCAGTCAtaaattccagtttgaagggtaggccagccattatacaattgagacttcagttTCATATCTCAGTGTGGGTGGCGGAATACACGTTGTGATTTCCATAAGCTTCAGTCACCACTTATCATCAAGTGGGCAGTGAGATCATTCAACCACCAATGCAAACAAACTAAGTGTTAAtcgttttctttctttttagatACACAAATTTCTACAATGGGTAAAAGGAATTTACTCTGATTTGCCTAATCACCTACCGAAGATATTCGAACCAAAACCGACTCTTAGGGTGAAAGACTTGTCAGAAGTCAACATAGACCAACTCTTACAAGAAACATATACTACTACGCCTATTCACACTGAAAAGAAATTACTCGATGGAAGTGTAGTGACTG contains the following coding sequences:
- the LOC101740689 gene encoding plexin-B, encoding MATFITVLVITLWLRCTRVQCNDLISQYPILKNETYQFYHLAVDKISGQVYAGSLNWLHQLSPDLKPIHVVKTGPKPDNPMCHASGCDPDVTTTITDNVNKILVIDQESRIVIACGSIAQGSCHKYKLGDLSTEPEFVAVSVAANDAEASTYAFIGPERYNSLDRSNVLYVGTTFTNKGEYRHDVPAISSRNLMTLGLAQLTFSKQSMLQIDVKYRDNFLVHYVYGFNASDYAYFLLIQKHSHLAGNEELGYVSRLARTCVNDDNYNSYTEVTLECHVREENINGKSEIVNYNLVQDAKIAKAGTNLAMQLGIETGAPILVALFSPSKSISNEPMTKSSMCVFSLQEIEIKFNENVHMCFNGSTKARNMGYISGMISDGKCPSVGSTGNILNFCEVGLKISGLYPIRSTSIINWNDTLITSVAVSVTGLHTVAFLGTSNGVLKKVLIDADKALEYSSEKLLPNEKILPDTTFSPYQKTLYLLGSHNIVQIPTEKCAEHGNCSACLESNDPHCGWCSLEKRCTIQSMCQKGTLSAPRWLSQYIGQQCIDFEQILPDRISVNEVTTVQLAIKTLPELPFGAKYKCVFGNAPPIDAAVTSNGLACPTPDAKHRPKIPSNQDHVNVPLSVHSSETNKDFVSRNFAFYDCSRHLTCHSCITSEWACNWCIYDNVCTHDTSACQRTIISGEKNPTKLLNHGIGHCPRIRQYKKPILLPYNVPKELELEVENLPHLQPGHIGFQCVVTIEQANMILPARIESNHYIVCDKTTYSYEEDVGEYNVSVKVVWNHNHYIDTVMITLYKCEILGSHREHADCSLCITRNSIYQCTWCGNSCSYSESCLETPVTECPKPRIDMIKPLSGPIEGGTTVTIEGSNLGLRVEEVTGKVRIGDVLCQIVDFEVSVSITCQTGPSNHSTVAPVIVENDSGYTESSVMFSYENIKLQAIYPTLGPVSGGTQLAIGGEHLNIGSSVKAFLDDLPCSVNKTQTSNSRLICITPKANFPHIIHTLTVIIDNANRTLKGDLFNYTADPTIMEIKPLKSFVSGGRMITVHGTNLHTIQKPLMKLYYANEEIPVNHTECKVLSSNQMECPSPAINTKYVEILQATKSQTSTPQIAMKVSFVMDHVETMQDLKKYFNPPRTHMVFVEDPHVYQFPNRIKSYKGDPLVIEGENLIRASDETDVVVTIGTQPCNVTSLTMQQLLCTPPEVQPSNTDENGMQTTEKSLPLVVVKVGKNLRFPIGYLHYELLRNYNFPPEAIASIAAGTFFLVLIFMIVLVMYRRRSTKAEREYKRIQIQMDTLESNVRLECKLAFAELQTDMSDLAADLEHSGIPTLDHVNYVMKVFFPGVSDHPILNVQRQFINAPRTNYDAAMFQFEQLLNNKCFLLSFIDTLEAQKSFNIRDKVNVASLLMIILMGKMEYATDILKSLLLRLIDKSVCSKHPQLMLRRTESVVEKMLTNWMALCMYYYLKDYAGSSLFLLFKAIKHQIEKGVVDAITHEARYSLSEEKLLKEQIDYQTVTLHIVQDEFDEKVQCKVLDCDSISQVKSKILDALFKNTPFSLRPAVHEVDLEWRHGRGGHVTLQDEDVTTKTLNGWRKLNTLAHYGVKESAIMSLISRQNDSFNTPYKIPCKNCTGIYCSNSHIRVYNSDITDQNVHYYHLVKPIEYQHIVNKSSEHSHKAIPEIFLTRLLSTKGTVHKFVDDFFGTILTVNEVLPPAVKWLFDLFDDAARAHGIVNPEVVHAWKSNSLPLRFWVNLIKNPDFIFDINKTATVDSSLSVIAQTFMDACSLSEHRLCKDSPSNKLLFAKDLPTYRDMVIRFYQAVSQLPQVTDQEISTSMQQLSVEQLNEFDTLSALKELYIYVSKYREQIMLGLENKTHLARKLENTACTMEGDPASMC